The proteins below are encoded in one region of Dama dama isolate Ldn47 chromosome 21, ASM3311817v1, whole genome shotgun sequence:
- the GFUS gene encoding GDP-L-fucose synthase isoform X1 has product MSDPPGTRRILVTGGSGLVGRAIQKVVEDGARLPGEDWVFVSSKDADLTDAAQTRALFEQVQPTLVIHLAAMVGGLFRNIKYNLDFWRKNIHINDNVLHSAFEVGVHKVVSCLSTCIFPDKTTYPIDETMIHNGPPHSSNFGYSYAKRMIDVQNRAYFQQHGCTFTAVIPTNVFGPHDNFSIEDGHVLPGLIHKVHLAKSSGSALTVWGTGRPRRQFIYSLDLARLFIWALREYDEVEPIILSVGEEDEVSIQEAAEAVVEAMDFHGEVTFDTTKSDGQFKKTASNAKLRAYLPDFQFTPFKQAVKETCVWFTDNYEQARK; this is encoded by the exons ATGAGTGATCCTCCGGGGACCAGGCGGATCCTAGTGACTGGGGGCTCAGGGCTGGTGGGCAGAGCCATCCAGAAGGTGGTAGAAgatggagccaggctgcctggagaGGACTGGGTGTTTGTCTCCTCCAAGGATGCCGATCTCAC GGATGCTGCACAGACCCGAGCGCTGTTTGAACAAGTCCAGCCCACACTTGTCATCCATCTTGCTGCAATGGTGGGGGGCCTGTTCCGGAATATCAAATACAATTTGGACTTCTGG AGGAAAAACATACACATCAATGATAATGTGCTACACTCGGCCTTCGAGGTGGGCGTGCACAAGGTGGTCTCCTGCCTGTCCACCTGCATCTTCCCAGACAAGACCACCTACCCCATCGATGAGACCATG ATTCACAATGGGCCGCCGCACAGCAGCAATTTTGGCTACTCTTACGCCAAGAGGATGATCGACGTGCAGAACAG AGCCTACTTCCAGCAGCATGGCTGCACCTTCACCGCGGTCATCCCCACCAATGTCTTCGGGCCCCACGACAACTTCAGTATCGAGGACGGCCACGTACTGCCTGGCCTCATCCACAAGGTGCACCTGGCCAAGA GCAGCGGCTCAGCCTTGACGGTGTGGGGCACGGGGAGGCCCCGGAGGCAGTTCATCTACTCACTG GACCTGGCCCGGCTCTTTATCTGGGCCCTGCGGGAGTACGATGAGGTGGAGCCCATCATCCTGTCAG TGGGTGAGGAGGATGAGGTATCCATCCAGGAGGCAGCTGAGGCCGTGGTGGAGGCCATGGACTTCCACGGGGAGGTCACT TTTGATACAACTAAGTCAGATGGGCAGTTTAAGAAGACGGCCAGTAATGCCAAGCTGCGGGCCTACCTGCCCGATTTCCAGTTCACACCCTTCAAGCAGG CCGTGAAGGAGACCTGTGTCTGGTTCACCGACAACTATGAGCAGGCCCGGAAGTGA
- the GFUS gene encoding GDP-L-fucose synthase isoform X4, whose translation MSDPPGTRRILVTGGSGLVGRAIQKVVEDGARLPGEDWVFVSSKDADLTDAAQTRALFEQVQPTLVIHLAAMVGGLFRNIKYNLDFWRKNIHINDNVLHSAFEVGVHKVVSCLSTCIFPDKTTYPIDETMIHNGPPHSSNFGYSYAKRMIDVQNRAYFQQHGCTFTAVIPTNVFGPHDNFSIEDGHVLPGLIHKVHLAKSSGSALTVWGTGRPRRQFIYSLDLARLFIWALREYDEVEPIILSAVKETCVWFTDNYEQARK comes from the exons ATGAGTGATCCTCCGGGGACCAGGCGGATCCTAGTGACTGGGGGCTCAGGGCTGGTGGGCAGAGCCATCCAGAAGGTGGTAGAAgatggagccaggctgcctggagaGGACTGGGTGTTTGTCTCCTCCAAGGATGCCGATCTCAC GGATGCTGCACAGACCCGAGCGCTGTTTGAACAAGTCCAGCCCACACTTGTCATCCATCTTGCTGCAATGGTGGGGGGCCTGTTCCGGAATATCAAATACAATTTGGACTTCTGG AGGAAAAACATACACATCAATGATAATGTGCTACACTCGGCCTTCGAGGTGGGCGTGCACAAGGTGGTCTCCTGCCTGTCCACCTGCATCTTCCCAGACAAGACCACCTACCCCATCGATGAGACCATG ATTCACAATGGGCCGCCGCACAGCAGCAATTTTGGCTACTCTTACGCCAAGAGGATGATCGACGTGCAGAACAG AGCCTACTTCCAGCAGCATGGCTGCACCTTCACCGCGGTCATCCCCACCAATGTCTTCGGGCCCCACGACAACTTCAGTATCGAGGACGGCCACGTACTGCCTGGCCTCATCCACAAGGTGCACCTGGCCAAGA GCAGCGGCTCAGCCTTGACGGTGTGGGGCACGGGGAGGCCCCGGAGGCAGTTCATCTACTCACTG GACCTGGCCCGGCTCTTTATCTGGGCCCTGCGGGAGTACGATGAGGTGGAGCCCATCATCCTGTCAG CCGTGAAGGAGACCTGTGTCTGGTTCACCGACAACTATGAGCAGGCCCGGAAGTGA
- the GFUS gene encoding GDP-L-fucose synthase isoform X2: MSDPPGTRRILVTGGSGLVGRAIQKVVEDGARLPGEDWVFVSSKDADLTDAAQTRALFEQVQPTLVIHLAAMVGGLFRNIKYNLDFWRKNIHINDNVLHSAFEVGVHKVVSCLSTCIFPDKTTYPIDETMIHNGPPHSSNFGYSYAKRMIDVQNRAYFQQHGCTFTAVIPTNVFGPHDNFSIEDGHVLPGLIHKVHLAKSSGSALTVWGTGRPRRQFIYSLWVRRMRYPSRRQLRPWWRPWTSTGRSLLIQLSQMGSLRRRPVMPSCGPTCPISSSHPSSRP; encoded by the exons ATGAGTGATCCTCCGGGGACCAGGCGGATCCTAGTGACTGGGGGCTCAGGGCTGGTGGGCAGAGCCATCCAGAAGGTGGTAGAAgatggagccaggctgcctggagaGGACTGGGTGTTTGTCTCCTCCAAGGATGCCGATCTCAC GGATGCTGCACAGACCCGAGCGCTGTTTGAACAAGTCCAGCCCACACTTGTCATCCATCTTGCTGCAATGGTGGGGGGCCTGTTCCGGAATATCAAATACAATTTGGACTTCTGG AGGAAAAACATACACATCAATGATAATGTGCTACACTCGGCCTTCGAGGTGGGCGTGCACAAGGTGGTCTCCTGCCTGTCCACCTGCATCTTCCCAGACAAGACCACCTACCCCATCGATGAGACCATG ATTCACAATGGGCCGCCGCACAGCAGCAATTTTGGCTACTCTTACGCCAAGAGGATGATCGACGTGCAGAACAG AGCCTACTTCCAGCAGCATGGCTGCACCTTCACCGCGGTCATCCCCACCAATGTCTTCGGGCCCCACGACAACTTCAGTATCGAGGACGGCCACGTACTGCCTGGCCTCATCCACAAGGTGCACCTGGCCAAGA GCAGCGGCTCAGCCTTGACGGTGTGGGGCACGGGGAGGCCCCGGAGGCAGTTCATCTACTCACTG TGGGTGAGGAGGATGAGGTATCCATCCAGGAGGCAGCTGAGGCCGTGGTGGAGGCCATGGACTTCCACGGGGAGGTCACT TTTGATACAACTAAGTCAGATGGGCAGTTTAAGAAGACGGCCAGTAATGCCAAGCTGCGGGCCTACCTGCCCGATTTCCAGTTCACACCCTTCAAGCAGG CCGTGA
- the GFUS gene encoding GDP-L-fucose synthase isoform X3, with protein MSDPPGTRRILVTGGSGLVGRAIQKVVEDGARLPGEDWVFVSSKDADLTDAAQTRALFEQVQPTLVIHLAAMVGGLFRNIKYNLDFWIHNGPPHSSNFGYSYAKRMIDVQNRAYFQQHGCTFTAVIPTNVFGPHDNFSIEDGHVLPGLIHKVHLAKSSGSALTVWGTGRPRRQFIYSLDLARLFIWALREYDEVEPIILSVGEEDEVSIQEAAEAVVEAMDFHGEVTFDTTKSDGQFKKTASNAKLRAYLPDFQFTPFKQAVKETCVWFTDNYEQARK; from the exons ATGAGTGATCCTCCGGGGACCAGGCGGATCCTAGTGACTGGGGGCTCAGGGCTGGTGGGCAGAGCCATCCAGAAGGTGGTAGAAgatggagccaggctgcctggagaGGACTGGGTGTTTGTCTCCTCCAAGGATGCCGATCTCAC GGATGCTGCACAGACCCGAGCGCTGTTTGAACAAGTCCAGCCCACACTTGTCATCCATCTTGCTGCAATGGTGGGGGGCCTGTTCCGGAATATCAAATACAATTTGGACTTCTGG ATTCACAATGGGCCGCCGCACAGCAGCAATTTTGGCTACTCTTACGCCAAGAGGATGATCGACGTGCAGAACAG AGCCTACTTCCAGCAGCATGGCTGCACCTTCACCGCGGTCATCCCCACCAATGTCTTCGGGCCCCACGACAACTTCAGTATCGAGGACGGCCACGTACTGCCTGGCCTCATCCACAAGGTGCACCTGGCCAAGA GCAGCGGCTCAGCCTTGACGGTGTGGGGCACGGGGAGGCCCCGGAGGCAGTTCATCTACTCACTG GACCTGGCCCGGCTCTTTATCTGGGCCCTGCGGGAGTACGATGAGGTGGAGCCCATCATCCTGTCAG TGGGTGAGGAGGATGAGGTATCCATCCAGGAGGCAGCTGAGGCCGTGGTGGAGGCCATGGACTTCCACGGGGAGGTCACT TTTGATACAACTAAGTCAGATGGGCAGTTTAAGAAGACGGCCAGTAATGCCAAGCTGCGGGCCTACCTGCCCGATTTCCAGTTCACACCCTTCAAGCAGG CCGTGAAGGAGACCTGTGTCTGGTTCACCGACAACTATGAGCAGGCCCGGAAGTGA
- the PYCR3 gene encoding pyrroline-5-carboxylate reductase 3, whose product MAAAAAESGGRRVGFVGAGRMAEAIAHGLIQAGKVEPEHVLASAPSDRNLCRFQAMGCQTTHSNPEVLHSCPLVFFATKPHILPTVLVEVAPAVTAEHILVSVAAGVSLSTLEELLPPKARVLRVSPNLPCIVQEGAMVMARGRHAGTYEAQLLRSLLEACGQCEEVPEAQVDIHTGLSGSGVAFVCAFSEALAEGAVKMGMPSGLAHRIAVQTLLGTAKVLLQKGQHPAQLRTDVCTPGGTTIYGLHALEQGGLRAAAMSAVEAATCRARELSRK is encoded by the exons atggcggcggcggcggcggagtcCGGCGGGAGGCGAGTGGGCTTTGTGGGCGCGGGCCGCATGGCGGAGGCCATCGCGCATGGCCTCATCCAAGCAG GAAAAGTGGAACCTGAGCACGTGCTGGCCAGCGCACCCTCCGACAGGAACCTCTGCCGTTTCCAG GCCATGGGCTGCCAGACCACCCACTCCAACCCGGAGGTGCTGCACAGCTGCCCCCTCGTCTTCTTCGCCACCAAGCCCCACATCCTGCCCACCGTGCTGGTGGAGGTGGCTCCTGCCGTCACTGCGGAGCACATCTTGGTGTCCGTGGCTGCTGGGGTGTCCCTGAGCACCCTGGAGGAG CTGCTGCCCCCGAAGGCTCGGGTGCTCAGGGTCTCACCCAACCTGCCCTGCATCGTCCAGGAGGGTGCCATGGTGATGGCACGGGGCCGCCATGCTGGGACCTACGAGGCCCAGCTCCTGCGGTCCCTGCTGGAGGCCTGCGGGCAGTGCGAGGAGGTGCCCGAGGCCCAGGTGGACATCCACACCGGCCTCAGCGGCAGCGGCGTAGCCTTT GTGTGTGCCTTCTCTGAGGCCTTGGCTGAAGGTGCTGTCAAAATGGGCATGCCCAGTGGCCTGGCCCACCGCATCGCTGTCCAGACCCTGCTG GGGACAGCCAAGGTGCTTCTGCAGAAGGGGCAACACCCGGCTCAGCTGCGGACTGACGTGTGCACGCCAGGCGGCACCACCATCTACGGGCTCCATGCGCTGGAGCAGGGTGGGCTGCGGGCCGCAGCCATGAGCGCCGTGGAGGCCGCCACCTGCCGGGCCAGGGAGCTCAGCAGGAAGTAG
- the TIGD5 gene encoding tigger transposable element-derived protein 5 produces the protein MYPAGPPAVPAPRRGRRPPPGRPMQPPRPPAPAPVPAARPPPAAPAPRPRVAVKMAFRKAYSIKDKLQAIERVKGGERQASVCRDFGVPGGTLRGWLKDEPKLRWFLEQLGGEVGTQRKKMRLANEEEIDRAVYSWFLALRQHGVPLSGPLIQAQAEAFARQIYGPECTFKASHGWFWRWQKRHGISSQRIYGDAEPAAADPAPGPPVKQEPAQPTRAGPLPDLAASTLAPAEGGYGDEQIYNANVTGLYWKLLPEQAAPVGAGSCGRRWRGDRVTVLLAANLTGSHKLKPLVIGQLPDPPSLRHHNQDKFPASYRYSPDAWLSRPLLRCWFFEEFVPGVRRYLRRSCLQQKAVLLVAHPPCPSSGARMPALEESEETRRRYRPEPIGPPEELQTPDGAVRVLFLCRGSGRVHIPAPLEQGVVVAFKQLYKRELLRLAVSCAGGSPLDFMRSFMLKDMLYLAGLSWDLVQAGSIERCWLLSLRAAFEPRPVEERAGQPAGQAEEAAERSRVLSDLTHLAALAYKRLAPEEVAEWLHLDDDGGLPDSGREDWGPSRPPVLVPGGPLLPASLPSAVAGGAEEEEAVPTAGEAVRGLETALRWLETQDPREVGPQKLVQLRSLISTARRLGGIGPSSTVPDDGL, from the coding sequence ATGTACCCTGCGGGACCCCCGGCCGTCCCGGCCCCTCGCCGCGGTCGCCGACCCCCGCCCGGACGCCCTATGCAACCGCCGCGGCCCCCCGCGCCCGCCCCGGTCCCCGCCGCGCGGCCGCCGCCCGCCGCTCCCGCGCCGCGGCCCCGCGTCGCTGTGAAGATGGCCTTCCGCAAGGCCTACTCCATCAAGGATAAGCTGCAAGCCATCGAGCGCGTCAAGGGCGGCGAGCGGCAGGCCAGCGTGTGCCGCGACTTCGGCGTGCCTGGCGGCACGCTGCGCGGCTGGCTTAAGGACGAACCCAAGCTGCGCTGGTTCCTGGAGCAGCTGGGTGGCGAGGTGGGCACGCAGCGCAAGAAGATGCGGCTGGCCAACGAGGAGGAGATCGACCGCGCCGTCTACTCGTGGTTCCTGGCGCTGCGCCAGCACGGCGTGCCACTGTCGGGGCCGCTCATCCAGGCGCAGGCCGAGGCCTTCGCGCGCCAGATCTACGGGCCCGAATGCACCTTCAAGGCCAGCCACGGCTGGTTCTGGCGCTGGCAGAAGCGCCACGGCATCTCCAGCCAGCGTATCTACGGCGATGCCGAACCCGCGGCCGCCGACCCCGCGCCTGGCCCGCCCGTCAAGCAGGAGCCCGCGCAGCCCACCCGCGCCGGGCCCCTGCCCGACCTCGCCGCTAGTACCCTGGCCCCCGCAGAGGGCGGCTACGGCGACGAACAGATCTACAACGCCAACGTCACGGGCCTCTACTGGAAGCTGCTCCCGGAGCAGGCTGCGCCCGTGGGCGCGGGGAGCTGCGGCCGCCGCTGGCGGGGCGACCGGGTGACGGTCCTGCTGGCCGCTAACCTGACCGGCAGCCACAAGCTGAAGCCGCTGGTCATCGGGCAGCTGCCAGACCCACCAAGCCTGCGCCACCACAACCAGGACAAGTTCCCCGCCTCCTACCGCTACAGCCCCGACGCCTGGCTCAGCCGCCCGCTGCTGCGCTGCTGGTTCTTCGAGGAGTTCGTCCCGGGTGTCAGGCGCTACCTGCGCCGCAGCTGCTTGCAGCAGAAGGCCGTGCTGCTGGTggcccaccctccctgccccagtTCTGGGGCCAGGATGCCCGCCCTGGAGGAGAGCGAGGAGACCCGCAGGAGGTACCGGCCCGAGCCCATCGGTCCCCCGGAGGAGCTGCAGACCCCCGACGGGGCCGTGCGGGTGCTGTTCCTGTGCAGGGGCAGCGGCCGGGTGCACATACCCGCCCCCCTGGAGCAGGGGGTGGTGGTCGCGTTTAAGCAGCTGTACAAGCGGGAGCTGCTGCGGCTGGCCGTGTCCTGCGCTGGGGGGTCCCCGCTGGACTTCATGCGCAGCTTCATGCTCAAGGACATGCTCTACCTGGCCGGCCTCTCCTGGGACCTGGTGCAGGCCGGCAGCATTGAGCGCTGCTGGCTGCTGAGCTTGCGGGCTGCCTTCGAGCCCCGGCCGGTGGAGGAGCGCGCTGGGCAGCCTGCTGGCCAGGCGGAGGAGGCCGCGGAGCGCAGCAGGGTGCTCAGCGACCTCACGCACCTGGCAGCCCTGGCTTACAAACGCCTGGCTCCTGAGGAGGTGGCCGAGTGGCTGCACCTGGACGATGATGGGGGGCTGCCCGACAGTGGCAGAGAGGACTGGGGCCCCAGCCGGCCTCCTGTGCTGGTCCCCGGGGGCCCCCTGCTCCCTGCCAGCCTACCCTCAGCGGTGGCAGGaggagcagaggaggaggaggccgtCCCCACCGCTGGGGAGGCCGTTCGGGGTCTGGAGACAGCGCTGCggtggctggagacccaggacccCCGGGAGGTGGGGCCGCAGAAGCTGGTGCAGCTGCGCTCGCTCATCAGCACGGCCCGGAGGCTGGGGGGCATCGGGCCCTCATCCACGGTTCCCGACGACGGGCTGTGA